One Oncorhynchus keta strain PuntledgeMale-10-30-2019 chromosome 34, Oket_V2, whole genome shotgun sequence genomic window, ATTGTATGACGTGTTTTGATTAAAACTTTTTTGacagttagtgtgtgtttgttacTGACGTGTAGTGGGTTCCGTAGCGGGGTCCTCGGATGTGACCTACCCCATTGCATCCTGGGGTAGGACAGCCCTGCCCTGGGAGGACCAGCATATCAGTGGAGCCTGAAACACACTGCAGAGTtaatactacacacagagacacacatacacacataaacagaTTGGGAAATATTTGTGGGTTTCAGCAAAGTTATAACCATGTCAATTTTTTggaagtgtgtgcgtgtgtgtctcacCATTGGAGGGGTGTTGTAGGGGATGACTCGTCTTCTGACACCAGCCCACagggtgcaggtctgggcagtcAGCATCCACCCAGTAGTCGTACTCTTCACTCCAGCCATCGAAATGGAtctgagaaagacagagagttacacacacacactactccacAATAATCATACTGCACTCTCACACACAGCATACCCTCAGTCGGTGGTCCTCCACCTCTGCGATGGTTGCTACGCGGATGAGCATGGGATTCCTCTTATCGACAGCTTCCAGCTTCATTCCAGCCTGGAACCCATGGCACGGACGCTACAGGACAGATTCAAGAGTTAACATCAGGTGATACAGATGGATTAATATACATGTTTTATAACAGGTGTAGCTGACATAAATAAAGACTGTCAGTGGAcccagaacagagccctggggaacTCCATGTGAAATTCCCCCAGGCCTCCCAATCAACACCAACAATGTAATTTGCATGTGTCATATGTTTTGAGTGTCAACTCTATCTGTGTGTGAGAATGTGAGTGTCTTACCAGTTTGAAGGCACGTGCAGGGGCTGCCTGTGTgccagtctcctccatgtatttaTCCCAGGAAAAACTCCTTGGGTGCTTATACTCTAAGAGGagaaaccacaacacacacccttATACAATGTTTCATGGTGTATCCAAATAAAGCGTTgaaatatgtttgtgtgtgtctcaccagcaGGGGTGGTGAGGGTCAGCTCAGCCTCCTCACAGTAGCCTACAGGGTGGATGTAGGGACTGCTGGCATCACACCAGTAGTCATAGGTGTCGTCCCAGTTGTCAAAGTGTATGAGGAGTCTGTTGTCAACAGCAGCCGCGATGGACGCTACGCAGATCAGATATGGGTTCTTCTTATCCACCGCCTCTAGCTTCATACCCGCACGGAACCCTGACGGAGTCACcgactgcacacacacatgcacccacatAGTTCATATACAAACTTACTTGAATGGACCGAAGGTCACCAACTAATTCACAACACAAACACTATTAATGGATCCACACAGGCTGTCAGGTAGGCTCACCGTGTTGAGGCTCTTGAAGAGGTGTTTGGGGGCCAGCTGACCTCTGCAGTTCTTCACATACATGTTCCAGTTGAACTCCCCATCCTTACAACCTACACACAAAAGGTTGAAGGTTATAGTTTTGTCTATCCACACACACAACATTGTACAGTCGGTAGAATATGCATGTGTGtcgggtgtgtgtgtatgcgtgtcgggtgtgtttgtatctgtgtctggggtgtgtgtgtgtgtgtctgtgtgtgtgtatgtgtaccttTAGGCAGTAGCAGCTTGTGTCCCATCTTCTCACACCAGCCCGCCGGCTTCACATCCCAGGTGTCAGCATTTACCCAGAAGTCATAACACTCTGGATACCCATCGAAATGAAGCCTTACCCTATAACCCTGGATCtgagaccaacagagagagaaagagacagagaggaaggaacgCAAAGAAATGAGGGAAAGCGAAGGGTTAGTTGTTAGAAAGCAGACATTCCTCCTATATCTTATTGGTCTGACCTGTTAGACACGTACCTCAGCAACACTGAGCACacagaacagagaggggtgacaGGGGTCCAGTCCTTCTAACTTCATCCCCACTTTGAAGGCATTCCTGCTCTGAGGGAACGACTGGTGCTGCgaggcacacacacataacactcTTTCACATGTctgtacagctgtgtgtgtgtgtcagagagagtaTGATAAAGTGTGCGTGCCTCACCTCCTTGAACAGTTTAAGGGGGGCAGCTAtagccttctcctcctccatgtaGGAGGGCCAGCTCCAGGATCGCTTCTTATTGGGTGGGGCTGTCACTGGGGGTGGGACAACAAAACAGTCACATCAGCAAATCAGTGACATGAAAAGCAGCAGGATTGCAGCACTGACCCCTGGTCTAACTAATTGGACAAACTTTCCAACCCTTGTCATTCCCAACaaatccatccctccatctatccatcctctcatctatccatcctctcatctatccatcctctcatctatccatcctctccctcccctcagtgtAATAATAGGACATACCTAGCTTGGCCAGCTTAGCAGCTCTCCTCCCTTTGACAGCCTTGGACTtgtcctgtagagagagacacagtcacTCATCGGCAGGTgagctgccacacacacacacacaacatcacaaTGCTTTTCAGGACCAGCGTTGGCCACATCTTCTATcatcacctcttcctcctcctggttGTCTTCCTCTTCATCACCAGAGTCCATGTagatcttcctcttcttcctcactcGTTTCCCcagtcccccctcccccccatctctctccctccgctctccggGTGATGACCTAAACACACATGGAACAGAGGTCATTCTAGGAACTATGCTCATGTGATGACTGTTTTGGGTCTTAACTGTTACTACTATCAATATGCTTTCTAAAATATAGTACAGTAAGAACAGCTAACATGTTTACCTGCCACTGGAGGGCTGGACACAAATGGAGCTGCAGTATTTGCCCTGGAGGAAACTTTCCAGTGGACCGGAGCCCCCACATGAC contains:
- the l3mbtl1b gene encoding lethal(3)malignant brain tumor-like protein 4 isoform X3, coding for MTDTPPSDGPSQGAEFDMMGALDWQDGIATLPGSDIKFRMTEFGTLEIVTEPEVKESGPTPQNPAQSKSPTPPPEAQSESSAASSAAKEVQPLAPKAQGPVLLSLEEGPMVEEPRVEAGPRAEVCPEVEAGPRAAMASCRSCGGSGPLESFLQGKYCSSICVQPSSGRSSPGERRERDGGEGGLGKRVRKKRKIYMDSGDEEEDNQEEEEDKSKAVKGRRAAKLAKLVTAPPNKKRSWSWPSYMEEEKAIAAPLKLFKEHQSFPQSRNAFKVGMKLEGLDPCHPSLFCVLSVAEIQGYRVRLHFDGYPECYDFWVNADTWDVKPAGWCEKMGHKLLLPKGCKDGEFNWNMYVKNCRGQLAPKHLFKSLNTSVTPSGFRAGMKLEAVDKKNPYLICVASIAAAVDNRLLIHFDNWDDTYDYWCDASSPYIHPVGYCEEAELTLTTPAEYKHPRSFSWDKYMEETGTQAAPARAFKLRPCHGFQAGMKLEAVDKRNPMLIRVATIAEVEDHRLRIHFDGWSEEYDYWVDADCPDLHPVGWCQKTSHPLQHPSNGSTDMLVLPGQGCPTPGCNGVGHIRGPRYGTHYTGVSCPYSEMNLNREGQVPDRLSGERPMTLSGPHHRGRRPDPPVHTQTNSPTTPEQPEPADDSPQTSVTRGPTVDEGEQSRCSSQSEPPGGSTEPINDGAKAKRSAPVPKYLKLHVVKQESGDGKDSLSLQQALHESVFSPGGSSSPPHRVALCWDKHCQLLPEVLGLTAKRVATWTADEVASFVKGLPGCKEHAATFRTEQMDGEAFLLLTQADIVKILSIKLGPALKIYNAILMLKNADEE
- the l3mbtl1b gene encoding lethal(3)malignant brain tumor-like protein 4 isoform X1, with the protein product MRIASTIQLKIRVKTETSAGGGEREEMTDTPPSDGPSQGAEFDMMGALDWQDGIATLPGSDIKFRMTEFGTLEIVTEPEVKESGPTPQNPAQSKSPTPPPEAQSESSAASSAAKEVQPLAPKAQGPVLLSLEEGPMVEEPRVEAGPRAEVCPEVEAGPRAAMASCRSCGGSGPLESFLQGKYCSSICVQPSSGRSSPGERRERDGGEGGLGKRVRKKRKIYMDSGDEEEDNQEEEEDKSKAVKGRRAAKLAKLVTAPPNKKRSWSWPSYMEEEKAIAAPLKLFKEHQSFPQSRNAFKVGMKLEGLDPCHPSLFCVLSVAEIQGYRVRLHFDGYPECYDFWVNADTWDVKPAGWCEKMGHKLLLPKGCKDGEFNWNMYVKNCRGQLAPKHLFKSLNTSVTPSGFRAGMKLEAVDKKNPYLICVASIAAAVDNRLLIHFDNWDDTYDYWCDASSPYIHPVGYCEEAELTLTTPAEYKHPRSFSWDKYMEETGTQAAPARAFKLRPCHGFQAGMKLEAVDKRNPMLIRVATIAEVEDHRLRIHFDGWSEEYDYWVDADCPDLHPVGWCQKTSHPLQHPSNGSTDMLVLPGQGCPTPGCNGVGHIRGPRYGTHYTGVSCPYSEMNLNREGQVPDRLSGERPMTLSGPHHRGRRPDPPVHTQTNSPTTPEQPEPADDSPQTSVTRGPTVDEGEQSRCSSQSEPPGGSTEPINDGAKAKRSAPVPKYLKLHVVKQESGDGKDSLSLQQALHESVFSPGGSSSPPHRVALCWDKHCQLLPEVLGLTAKRVATWTADEVASFVKGLPGCKEHAATFRTEQMDGEAFLLLTQADIVKILSIKLGPALKIYNAILMLKNADEE
- the l3mbtl1b gene encoding lethal(3)malignant brain tumor-like protein 4 isoform X2 — translated: MRIASTIQLKIRVKTETSAGGGEREEMTDTPPSDGPSQGAEFDMMGALDWQDGIATLPGSDIKFRMTEFGTLEIVTEPEVKESGPTPQNPAQSKSPTPPPEAQSESSAASSAAKEVQPLAPKEEGPMVEEPRVEAGPRAEVCPEVEAGPRAAMASCRSCGGSGPLESFLQGKYCSSICVQPSSGRSSPGERRERDGGEGGLGKRVRKKRKIYMDSGDEEEDNQEEEEDKSKAVKGRRAAKLAKLVTAPPNKKRSWSWPSYMEEEKAIAAPLKLFKEHQSFPQSRNAFKVGMKLEGLDPCHPSLFCVLSVAEIQGYRVRLHFDGYPECYDFWVNADTWDVKPAGWCEKMGHKLLLPKGCKDGEFNWNMYVKNCRGQLAPKHLFKSLNTSVTPSGFRAGMKLEAVDKKNPYLICVASIAAAVDNRLLIHFDNWDDTYDYWCDASSPYIHPVGYCEEAELTLTTPAEYKHPRSFSWDKYMEETGTQAAPARAFKLRPCHGFQAGMKLEAVDKRNPMLIRVATIAEVEDHRLRIHFDGWSEEYDYWVDADCPDLHPVGWCQKTSHPLQHPSNGSTDMLVLPGQGCPTPGCNGVGHIRGPRYGTHYTGVSCPYSEMNLNREGQVPDRLSGERPMTLSGPHHRGRRPDPPVHTQTNSPTTPEQPEPADDSPQTSVTRGPTVDEGEQSRCSSQSEPPGGSTEPINDGAKAKRSAPVPKYLKLHVVKQESGDGKDSLSLQQALHESVFSPGGSSSPPHRVALCWDKHCQLLPEVLGLTAKRVATWTADEVASFVKGLPGCKEHAATFRTEQMDGEAFLLLTQADIVKILSIKLGPALKIYNAILMLKNADEE